The following are from one region of the Treponema denticola genome:
- the rpsQ gene encoding 30S ribosomal protein S17, with translation METTENTKKIGKREFVGIVTSDKMNKTIVVEVRTKKLHKLYKKYVSSSKKYKAHDEENTAHIGDTVRIVEHKPISKDKAWMLTEVIERAK, from the coding sequence GTGGAAACAACAGAAAATACAAAAAAAATCGGGAAGCGCGAGTTTGTCGGAATCGTAACAAGCGACAAGATGAATAAAACCATCGTCGTTGAAGTCCGAACCAAAAAGCTTCATAAGCTTTACAAAAAATACGTATCGAGCAGTAAAAAATACAAGGCTCACGATGAAGAGAATACGGCTCACATCGGCGATACCGTAAGAATTGTAGAGCATAAGCCCATCAGTAAGGATAAGGCTTGGATGCTTACTGAAGTTATTGAGCGGGCTAAGTAA
- the rplX gene encoding 50S ribosomal protein L24: MAGKMKIRRNDSVEIIAGKERGKRGEVVKVLQEDNKVIVGGLNMIKKAMRKRSQQDQGGIVEIEAPISASNVMVICKKCGKTRIAYEIKDGKKIRICRKCGEAL; encoded by the coding sequence ATGGCAGGAAAGATGAAGATTCGCCGCAATGATAGTGTTGAAATTATTGCAGGCAAGGAAAGGGGCAAGCGGGGCGAAGTCGTAAAGGTCTTGCAGGAGGATAACAAGGTTATCGTCGGCGGGCTTAATATGATAAAAAAAGCCATGCGCAAAAGAAGCCAGCAGGATCAGGGCGGAATTGTAGAAATTGAAGCTCCGATATCTGCATCCAATGTTATGGTTATATGCAAAAAATGCGGAAAAACCCGTATTGCATACGAAATAAAGGACGGCAAAAAAATAAGAATTTGCCGTAAGTGTGGAGAAGCGTTATAA
- the rplD gene encoding 50S ribosomal protein L4: protein MEKKVYSVDGKELRTINLDDKVFGLPVNDDVIYYAINNELANKRVGTACTKGRAEVHGSNSKPYSQKGTGRARRGDKKSPLLVGGGTIFGPKPRDFSYSMPKKAKRLAMKSILSLKAQNDRLVVVEDFTVESGKTRDLVKILNNFAKGERAVIILKDDDSLVKRAGRNIPHLSFLAYNRLRAHDLFYGRKVIMLESAAKNLSEFYGCKEAE, encoded by the coding sequence ATGGAAAAGAAAGTCTATTCAGTCGATGGTAAAGAATTGAGGACAATTAATCTTGATGACAAGGTGTTCGGTCTTCCCGTAAATGATGATGTTATTTACTACGCCATCAATAATGAACTAGCCAATAAACGAGTCGGAACGGCTTGTACAAAGGGCAGAGCTGAGGTTCACGGTTCAAATTCCAAGCCTTACAGCCAAAAAGGTACAGGACGTGCACGACGCGGTGATAAAAAATCTCCTCTTTTAGTCGGAGGAGGAACTATTTTTGGACCTAAACCGAGAGATTTCAGCTATTCTATGCCTAAAAAAGCAAAAAGATTGGCTATGAAGTCAATTTTGAGCCTTAAAGCTCAAAACGACAGGTTAGTGGTTGTAGAAGATTTTACGGTAGAAAGCGGAAAAACCCGCGACCTTGTAAAGATTTTAAATAACTTTGCAAAGGGTGAGCGTGCTGTTATTATTCTAAAGGATGATGATTCTTTGGTAAAAAGAGCAGGCCGCAATATTCCGCATCTTTCATTCTTGGCATATAACCGCCTTCGAGCTCACGATTTATTCTACGGCCGAAAAGTTATTATGCTTGAATCTGCCGCAAAAAATCTTTCTGAATTTTACGGATGTAAGGAGGCCGAATAA
- the rpsH gene encoding 30S ribosomal protein S8 — MSVSDPIADMLTKIRNAASAGHESVDVPSSKMKWEIISILKSEGYIKNFKKMTQEGAGNIRVFLKYDDKESSVIHGIERVSTPGRRVYLGYKSLPRVFNGYGTLIVSTSKGIITGKAAGESQVGGELICKVW, encoded by the coding sequence ATGAGTGTTTCAGATCCAATAGCAGATATGCTTACTAAAATTAGAAATGCTGCTTCAGCCGGTCACGAATCGGTTGATGTTCCTTCTTCAAAGATGAAGTGGGAAATTATCAGTATTCTTAAATCGGAAGGGTATATTAAAAACTTTAAAAAAATGACCCAGGAAGGTGCCGGCAATATCCGCGTATTCTTAAAATATGATGATAAAGAATCTTCGGTTATTCACGGAATCGAAAGAGTTTCCACACCCGGCCGCCGAGTATATTTAGGTTATAAGAGCTTACCGAGGGTTTTTAACGGCTACGGTACTCTTATTGTATCGACTTCAAAGGGTATCATTACCGGAAAAGCAGCCGGCGAAAGCCAAGTAGGCGGCGAGCTTATTTGCAAGGTTTGGTAG
- a CDS encoding type Z 30S ribosomal protein S14, which produces MATVAKINQANRKAKYPTRQYNRCKVCGRPRGYLRKFKMCRVCFRKLASEGQIPGVTKSSW; this is translated from the coding sequence ATGGCTACAGTTGCAAAAATTAATCAAGCTAACAGAAAAGCGAAGTATCCGACACGGCAGTATAACAGATGCAAGGTTTGCGGACGCCCCAGAGGTTATCTGCGAAAGTTCAAAATGTGCCGTGTTTGTTTTAGAAAATTGGCAAGCGAAGGGCAAATCCCCGGCGTTACAAAGTCAAGTTGGTAG
- the rplV gene encoding 50S ribosomal protein L22, with the protein MKMTERTGYRATTKFLIASPTKVRPVANVVKNKPYPEAMAILENMPQKGAVLISQTMKSAASNALYKNKQLDEDMLFVKEIMIDEGPRLKRIWCRGKGRADILLKRMCHITVVVDERAGE; encoded by the coding sequence ATGAAGATGACTGAAAGAACAGGATATCGAGCAACAACGAAATTTCTTATTGCATCACCTACCAAGGTAAGACCGGTGGCAAACGTCGTAAAGAACAAGCCTTATCCGGAAGCAATGGCTATTTTGGAAAATATGCCTCAAAAAGGAGCCGTCTTAATTTCTCAGACTATGAAATCGGCTGCCTCAAATGCTCTTTACAAAAATAAGCAGCTTGATGAAGATATGCTCTTTGTTAAGGAAATTATGATTGACGAAGGGCCCAGGCTAAAAAGAATTTGGTGTCGCGGCAAGGGCCGTGCGGACATTCTCTTAAAGCGAATGTGTCATATCACAGTTGTCGTTGACGAGAGAGCAGGAGAGTAG
- the rplF gene encoding 50S ribosomal protein L6, whose protein sequence is MSRVGKMPVAIPAGVKVNVANGIFTVEGPKGKLSQDYHTEAVDFKIEGDHVLVTRKDDELQTRAYHGLYRSLLNNMVTGVSTGFTKTLVINGVGYRAEVQGKLLVMALGYSNDFSVIIPEGIEVKVDQLKVIISGASKEAVGQFASQVRKLRGPEPYKGKGIRYEDEIIKRKVGKSGVK, encoded by the coding sequence ATGTCAAGAGTTGGAAAAATGCCTGTTGCTATTCCTGCAGGTGTAAAAGTGAACGTTGCAAACGGTATCTTTACCGTTGAAGGCCCCAAGGGAAAACTTTCACAAGATTATCACACTGAAGCTGTTGATTTTAAGATTGAAGGCGATCATGTTCTTGTAACAAGAAAAGATGATGAACTTCAGACAAGGGCTTATCACGGTTTATACCGAAGCCTTCTTAACAACATGGTAACCGGTGTAAGCACAGGCTTTACAAAGACCTTGGTAATCAATGGTGTAGGTTACAGAGCCGAAGTTCAAGGCAAACTCCTTGTAATGGCTTTGGGTTATTCAAACGACTTTTCCGTTATTATTCCCGAAGGAATTGAAGTAAAGGTTGACCAGCTGAAAGTTATTATTTCGGGAGCTTCAAAAGAAGCGGTCGGACAGTTTGCTTCACAGGTACGAAAGTTGAGAGGCCCTGAACCCTATAAGGGCAAGGGAATTCGTTACGAAGACGAAATCATCAAACGAAAAGTCGGTAAGTCCGGTGTAAAGTAA
- the rpmD gene encoding 50S ribosomal protein L30, with product MAKRISVKLVKSTIGQKQPVCSTIRSLGLKKLNSTVEHDANPAVLGMVKRVAHLVEVKELN from the coding sequence ATGGCAAAGAGAATTAGTGTAAAATTAGTAAAAAGTACAATCGGTCAAAAGCAGCCGGTTTGTTCGACTATCCGCTCTTTGGGATTAAAAAAGCTTAATTCCACAGTTGAGCATGATGCAAATCCTGCCGTATTAGGTATGGTAAAACGCGTTGCTCACTTGGTTGAAGTTAAGGAGTTAAACTAA
- the rpsE gene encoding 30S ribosomal protein S5 has product MSHQKESKRDNQHTDKEYVEKLVKLNRTAKVVKGGRRFSFSALTVVGDQKGRVGYGFGKANDVSDAIRKSIEKAKANMVTFPLKNGTIPHEVQGKFKGSSVLLRPACSGTGIIAGGTIRAIMEAAGATDLLSKSLGSSSAVNVVKATFDAASLLMDGKKIAKSRGKTLLDVWG; this is encoded by the coding sequence ATGAGTCATCAAAAAGAATCAAAACGGGATAACCAGCATACCGATAAAGAATATGTTGAAAAGCTTGTTAAATTGAACCGAACAGCTAAGGTTGTAAAGGGCGGACGCAGGTTCTCCTTTTCTGCTCTAACTGTTGTCGGCGATCAAAAAGGACGAGTAGGATACGGTTTCGGTAAGGCAAATGACGTAAGCGATGCTATTCGAAAGAGTATCGAAAAGGCAAAAGCCAACATGGTAACCTTTCCGCTTAAAAACGGTACAATTCCTCATGAGGTTCAAGGCAAGTTCAAGGGTTCGTCGGTTCTTTTGCGCCCTGCTTGTTCCGGTACGGGAATTATCGCAGGCGGCACAATCCGTGCTATTATGGAAGCTGCCGGTGCAACCGACTTGCTTTCAAAGTCATTGGGATCAAGCTCCGCAGTAAACGTAGTTAAGGCAACCTTTGATGCCGCAAGTCTTTTGATGGACGGCAAAAAAATTGCTAAGAGCCGCGGAAAAACCCTTTTGGATGTATGGGGGTAA
- the rpsS gene encoding 30S ribosomal protein S19 — MSRSVKKGPFIAKSLFKNVNEMNRSGKKKPIKTYSRCSTIIPEMVGNTISVHNGKTWIPVYITENLVGHKLGEFAPTRTFRKHANSDKKVGK, encoded by the coding sequence GTGTCAAGATCAGTTAAAAAAGGACCTTTTATTGCAAAGAGTCTTTTTAAGAATGTAAACGAGATGAACAGATCGGGTAAGAAGAAACCGATTAAGACTTATTCCCGCTGTTCTACAATTATACCTGAAATGGTCGGTAACACTATTTCGGTACATAACGGCAAGACGTGGATTCCGGTTTATATAACCGAGAATCTTGTTGGACATAAGCTTGGAGAGTTTGCTCCTACGCGCACATTCCGCAAACATGCAAACTCTGACAAGAAGGTTGGAAAATAG
- a CDS encoding 50S ribosomal protein L23, whose product MEYNDILIAPVLTEKSTELREQGKYVFKVAPKATKIQIKEAVRRLFNVKVTDCTVVNVRGKTKRLRYKEGKTSSWKKATVKLAKGETIKIFEGA is encoded by the coding sequence ATGGAATACAATGATATACTTATCGCGCCTGTTCTTACGGAAAAAAGCACAGAACTTCGCGAGCAGGGCAAATATGTTTTCAAAGTAGCGCCTAAGGCTACCAAGATTCAGATAAAGGAAGCAGTACGAAGATTGTTCAATGTAAAAGTTACCGATTGTACTGTTGTTAATGTTCGAGGAAAGACTAAGCGTCTCCGCTACAAGGAAGGTAAAACTTCATCTTGGAAAAAGGCAACCGTAAAGCTTGCTAAGGGCGAGACAATTAAGATTTTTGAAGGTGCGTAA
- the rplN gene encoding 50S ribosomal protein L14 encodes MIQVETRLNVADNSGAKLVECIKVIGGSKRRYAGIGDIIVVAVKEALPTSVIKKGTVEKAVIVRVSKEYRRPDGTYIRFDDNACVIVDDNKNPKGKRIFGPVARELRDHDFMKIVSLAPEVL; translated from the coding sequence ATGATACAGGTTGAAACAAGATTAAACGTTGCCGATAACTCAGGCGCTAAACTCGTCGAATGTATTAAGGTTATCGGCGGATCAAAACGCAGATACGCAGGTATTGGGGATATAATCGTTGTGGCAGTAAAAGAAGCCTTGCCCACATCGGTTATTAAAAAAGGTACGGTAGAAAAAGCCGTTATTGTGCGTGTTTCAAAAGAATACCGCCGTCCCGACGGAACTTATATTCGCTTTGACGATAACGCTTGCGTAATTGTTGACGATAATAAAAACCCTAAGGGAAAACGTATTTTCGGCCCTGTAGCCAGAGAGCTTCGTGATCACGATTTCATGAAGATAGTTTCTCTTGCTCCGGAAGTTCTTTAA
- the rplB gene encoding 50S ribosomal protein L2: protein MALKEYKPMTPGLRGRIDLRKDEITAQKPEKSLTTGKKNRAGRDSRGRISVRGQGGGHKQKYRQIDFKRNKYGIPGTVRTIEYDPNRSANIALIFYADGEKRYIIAPKGLKIGQKIMSGEMATLDVANALPLEAIPVGFTVHNIELTIGRGGQMARSAGAGALVAAKEGEYVTIRLPSGETRLVNKKCYATIGEVGNEDHMNTSLGKAGRSRWLGIRPTVRGMAMNPIDHPLGGGEGRGKGRHPVTPWGQPCKGYKTRKKRNPSDSFIVSRRKKKN, encoded by the coding sequence ATGGCTCTAAAAGAATATAAGCCGATGACGCCAGGATTGCGCGGACGAATTGATTTGCGAAAAGATGAAATTACAGCTCAAAAGCCTGAAAAGTCTTTGACTACAGGCAAAAAGAACAGAGCAGGACGCGATTCAAGAGGACGCATTTCAGTTCGAGGCCAAGGCGGCGGACATAAACAGAAATACCGACAAATCGATTTTAAGCGAAACAAATATGGTATTCCGGGCACTGTAAGGACAATCGAGTATGATCCTAACCGCAGTGCAAATATTGCATTGATTTTTTACGCTGACGGAGAAAAACGATACATCATCGCTCCCAAAGGCTTAAAAATCGGTCAAAAGATTATGAGCGGCGAAATGGCTACATTGGATGTTGCAAATGCTCTTCCTTTGGAAGCAATTCCCGTCGGCTTTACCGTGCATAATATTGAGCTTACGATCGGAAGAGGCGGACAAATGGCGCGTTCGGCAGGTGCCGGCGCATTGGTTGCTGCAAAAGAAGGCGAATATGTTACCATAAGATTGCCTTCCGGAGAAACTCGCTTAGTAAACAAAAAATGTTATGCAACAATAGGCGAAGTCGGCAATGAAGATCACATGAATACAAGTCTTGGCAAAGCCGGTCGATCAAGATGGCTTGGAATCAGACCCACCGTTCGCGGTATGGCTATGAACCCGATTGATCACCCCCTCGGCGGTGGTGAAGGACGAGGAAAGGGACGACATCCCGTTACTCCTTGGGGACAGCCTTGTAAGGGTTATAAGACCCGCAAGAAGCGCAATCCTTCGGATAGCTTCATTGTCTCAAGACGAAAGAAGAAGAATTAG
- the rplE gene encoding 50S ribosomal protein L5 — MSNYVPRLKKVYTEQIMPELKKEFNYSSVMQIPRLKKVVVSMGVGVALTNRKLLDAAVTDLETITGQKAVKTKARKSIANFKLREGNEIGAMVTLRGARMYEFLDRFINVALPRVKDFRGVNPNGFDGRGNYSVGITEQIIFPEIDFDKIERISGLNVNVVTSAETDQEARSLLAKFGMPFRK; from the coding sequence ATGAGTAATTACGTACCTCGGCTTAAGAAAGTCTATACAGAACAAATCATGCCCGAGCTTAAAAAGGAATTTAACTACAGTTCCGTTATGCAAATTCCTCGGCTTAAAAAAGTCGTAGTAAGCATGGGCGTTGGTGTAGCTCTCACGAATAGGAAACTACTTGATGCTGCAGTAACTGACCTTGAAACAATCACCGGTCAAAAAGCTGTGAAAACAAAGGCAAGAAAGAGTATAGCAAACTTTAAACTTCGTGAGGGAAATGAGATTGGGGCAATGGTAACTTTGCGCGGTGCTAGAATGTATGAATTCCTAGACCGCTTTATCAATGTTGCTTTGCCGCGTGTTAAGGATTTCCGCGGAGTTAACCCGAACGGTTTTGACGGTCGCGGAAACTATTCAGTGGGTATTACCGAGCAGATCATTTTCCCCGAAATCGACTTCGATAAAATCGAACGCATTTCAGGATTGAATGTGAACGTAGTAACTTCTGCCGAGACTGATCAAGAGGCAAGATCGCTTCTTGCAAAGTTTGGTATGCCCTTTAGGAAGTAA
- the rplO gene encoding 50S ribosomal protein L15, whose amino-acid sequence MSEFNLTVPAGATHKKKIVGRGSSSGWGKTSGKGHKGQQARSGGKVYAGFEGGQMPLYRRVAKKGFSNYPFKKEFYVVNLAMLETKYSDGETVNKESLMQKGLLRKGSLYVKVLGTGDITKKLTVDVDRISASAKEKIEKAGGTIVQSEA is encoded by the coding sequence ATGTCCGAATTTAATTTAACTGTTCCTGCAGGAGCAACTCATAAAAAGAAGATTGTAGGACGCGGTTCTTCTTCCGGTTGGGGAAAAACTTCCGGAAAGGGACATAAGGGTCAGCAAGCCCGTTCAGGCGGCAAGGTTTATGCCGGCTTTGAAGGCGGTCAGATGCCCTTGTATCGCCGTGTTGCAAAAAAAGGATTTTCAAACTATCCTTTTAAAAAGGAATTCTATGTTGTAAACCTTGCCATGCTCGAAACAAAGTACAGCGACGGCGAGACCGTCAACAAAGAATCCTTAATGCAAAAAGGTCTTCTCCGAAAAGGTTCTCTTTATGTTAAAGTTTTGGGAACGGGAGATATAACAAAAAAATTGACGGTTGATGTCGATAGAATTTCGGCATCGGCTAAGGAAAAAATAGAAAAGGCAGGCGGAACAATAGTTCAGTCTGAAGCATAA
- the rpmC gene encoding 50S ribosomal protein L29, translating to MKNKSKYREMSYKELVSKRNDLKQKYMDLRFQAVVGHLDNPLEKRSMRREIAMLNTFIRQKELAGEGAN from the coding sequence ATGAAAAATAAGTCAAAGTACAGAGAAATGTCATATAAGGAACTTGTTTCAAAACGCAATGATCTAAAGCAAAAATACATGGATTTGAGATTTCAAGCTGTGGTAGGCCATTTGGACAACCCGCTTGAAAAGAGAAGTATGCGTCGTGAAATAGCGATGTTAAATACCTTTATCCGCCAAAAAGAATTGGCCGGAGAAGGTGCAAATTAG
- the rplR gene encoding 50S ribosomal protein L18, which produces MDKKRNDKDRKRFKRKMHIRKSIFGTAERPRMTVFRSNKRISVQVIDDVEGKTLAAVSTMEEALRSLKVNVESGAKVGEEIGKRLKEKNIDTVVFDRNGYLYHGVVKAVADGARKTGIKF; this is translated from the coding sequence ATGGACAAAAAACGTAATGATAAAGATAGAAAAAGATTTAAGCGAAAGATGCACATTCGAAAGTCTATTTTCGGTACTGCAGAACGTCCGCGCATGACCGTATTCCGAAGCAATAAGCGCATTTCGGTTCAGGTTATTGACGATGTAGAGGGCAAGACATTGGCTGCCGTTTCTACAATGGAAGAAGCTCTTCGATCGCTTAAGGTTAATGTTGAATCTGGGGCAAAGGTCGGTGAAGAAATCGGCAAGCGCCTCAAGGAAAAAAATATTGACACTGTTGTTTTTGACAGGAACGGATATCTTTACCACGGTGTTGTAAAGGCCGTTGCCGACGGTGCAAGAAAAACAGGAATTAAGTTTTAG
- the rpsC gene encoding 30S ribosomal protein S3 — MGQKVNPTGLRLGINKTWSSRWYAGPRNYADLLLEDLKIRAMIQEIPECKNADIAEVEIIRHPQRITIMIHTARPGVIIGVKGANIENIGAIIQKKLGKKVQIKIKEVKRAELRAALVAQNVARQLAGRASFRKVLKQACFNTMRSGAQGIKIRISGRLGGAEMSRTEEMKEGRVPLHTLRADIDYGFAEADTTYGKIGVKVWLYSGMMFGGEQKEDAGALLKKQRRPRTEKPAQAGRQ; from the coding sequence ATGGGACAGAAAGTAAACCCTACAGGATTAAGACTTGGTATAAACAAAACTTGGTCGTCTCGCTGGTATGCAGGCCCCCGAAATTATGCCGACTTGTTGCTTGAGGATTTAAAGATTCGAGCTATGATTCAGGAAATTCCTGAATGTAAAAATGCCGACATTGCCGAAGTTGAAATCATCCGTCATCCCCAGAGGATTACGATTATGATTCACACGGCTCGTCCCGGCGTTATAATCGGTGTAAAAGGTGCCAATATCGAAAATATCGGAGCTATTATACAGAAAAAGCTCGGCAAAAAAGTGCAAATCAAAATTAAGGAAGTAAAGAGAGCCGAATTAAGGGCTGCTTTAGTTGCTCAAAACGTTGCACGCCAGCTTGCCGGAAGAGCTTCTTTCCGAAAGGTATTAAAGCAGGCTTGTTTTAATACGATGAGGTCCGGTGCTCAAGGTATAAAGATTAGAATTTCAGGACGCTTAGGCGGTGCTGAAATGTCGCGAACCGAAGAAATGAAGGAAGGACGCGTTCCTCTTCACACACTTCGGGCAGATATAGACTACGGTTTTGCTGAAGCGGATACAACCTATGGAAAGATAGGTGTTAAGGTATGGCTTTACAGCGGAATGATGTTTGGCGGAGAACAAAAAGAAGATGCAGGAGCCTTGCTCAAAAAGCAAAGAAGACCCCGCACTGAAAAGCCCGCTCAAGCAGGGAGGCAATAA
- the rplC gene encoding 50S ribosomal protein L3, which produces MIGLIGKKIGMTQIFNEVGHLMPVTVIQVEPNTVVALKDKEKFGYSSVVLGLGELKEKHTSKPYAGQFSGDLKPLKLLKEFRDFDKEVAVGDKLGVEVFEKVPFLDITAISKGKGFQGVMKRWGYGGGRASHGSKFHREAGSTGHCTTPGRSFKNTTMPGRMGFDKVTVQNLQIVKIDPELGVIMVRGSVPGKKDATVFLKSAVKRAK; this is translated from the coding sequence ATGATTGGACTGATTGGAAAAAAAATCGGCATGACCCAAATCTTCAATGAAGTCGGTCATCTTATGCCGGTTACGGTTATTCAGGTAGAACCCAATACCGTTGTTGCACTAAAGGACAAGGAAAAGTTCGGATACTCTTCAGTAGTGCTCGGTTTGGGTGAACTCAAAGAAAAGCACACCAGCAAACCCTATGCAGGACAGTTCAGCGGAGACCTCAAGCCTTTAAAACTTTTAAAGGAATTCCGTGATTTTGACAAAGAAGTCGCAGTAGGTGATAAGCTCGGTGTAGAGGTTTTTGAAAAGGTTCCGTTTTTAGATATTACGGCAATTTCAAAAGGTAAAGGTTTTCAGGGTGTTATGAAGCGATGGGGCTATGGAGGCGGTAGAGCAAGCCATGGTTCTAAGTTCCACCGTGAAGCAGGTTCGACGGGACACTGTACAACTCCGGGTCGTTCTTTTAAAAATACGACAATGCCCGGAAGGATGGGTTTTGACAAGGTTACCGTTCAAAATTTGCAAATCGTAAAGATTGATCCTGAATTAGGTGTTATAATGGTTCGCGGTTCTGTTCCGGGTAAAAAGGATGCAACTGTATTCTTAAAATCCGCAGTAAAGCGGGCTAAATAA
- the rplP gene encoding 50S ribosomal protein L16: MAFSPKRVKHRKVQRGRIKGEATRCNNIDFGDYALVSLEPFLLTNRQIEAARVALNRKIKRGGKLWIRVFPDKPYSKKPAEVRMGGGKGAPEYWVAVVKPGTIIFELAGVDKNLAEQAMTLAGSKLPFKTRFAEQIQAD; this comes from the coding sequence ATGGCATTCAGTCCCAAACGTGTAAAACATAGAAAGGTTCAGCGCGGTAGAATCAAGGGCGAAGCTACACGATGCAACAACATCGATTTCGGCGATTACGCCTTAGTTTCTCTTGAGCCTTTTTTGCTTACAAACAGACAAATTGAAGCTGCCCGTGTTGCTTTAAATCGTAAGATTAAGCGAGGCGGAAAATTGTGGATTCGAGTTTTTCCGGATAAACCCTATTCAAAGAAACCCGCTGAAGTTCGAATGGGCGGCGGAAAAGGCGCCCCCGAATACTGGGTAGCGGTTGTAAAACCCGGAACTATTATTTTTGAATTAGCCGGTGTTGATAAGAATTTGGCCGAACAAGCTATGACCTTGGCAGGAAGCAAGCTTCCATTTAAGACAAGGTTTGCCGAGCAGATTCAGGCCGACTAA
- the secY gene encoding preprotein translocase subunit SecY, with product MANNVFANMFKIKDLRSRIFFTIIVLAVFRLGSVLTIPGIDPGALTMYFRQGQGNAFADHMDFFVGGAFSNFSVFMLGVMPYISTQILMQLAMIIFPRLKKIAEEDGGRKKIQVWTRIVTVFVALLQSSAVGTWARAIPGAVVISSPVLHLFITMVTVTTGTMITVWMGEQITSRGIGNGISMLIFAGIVARLPQAVWELIKLVSNNELNLVFVIIAFAMFVGIIALVVYEQQGQRKIPVHYAKRVIGRKMYGGQNTYIPFKINPSGVIPIIFASSFLTFPLMLSQMWGSNVSWLASVARFLRSDGWGYNVLYVVLIIFFAYFYTQVALNPTEIAKQIRENGGSIPGIRTDKTEEYLQKILNRLILPGSLYLAAIAVLPTVIQWAFSFPRNISMLMGGTSLLILVGVDLDTMSQVEALLKMHHHDGLLKKGKIRSRNL from the coding sequence ATGGCTAATAATGTATTTGCAAATATGTTCAAAATAAAGGATTTACGAAGCCGTATTTTCTTTACGATCATAGTTTTAGCAGTTTTCCGCTTAGGGTCGGTACTCACCATCCCCGGTATCGATCCTGGGGCTCTTACGATGTATTTCCGACAAGGCCAGGGAAATGCTTTTGCAGATCACATGGACTTCTTTGTCGGAGGAGCGTTTTCGAACTTTTCGGTATTTATGCTCGGTGTAATGCCCTATATTTCGACTCAGATATTGATGCAGCTTGCCATGATTATTTTCCCGCGCCTTAAAAAAATAGCGGAAGAAGACGGAGGACGCAAAAAGATTCAGGTTTGGACAAGAATAGTTACCGTCTTTGTTGCCCTTCTTCAATCTTCCGCTGTAGGTACATGGGCCAGAGCAATACCCGGTGCTGTTGTAATTTCAAGTCCTGTTTTGCACTTGTTTATTACAATGGTTACGGTAACGACAGGTACTATGATTACCGTTTGGATGGGTGAACAGATAACTTCAAGAGGTATCGGAAACGGTATTTCAATGTTGATTTTTGCAGGTATCGTTGCCCGTCTTCCTCAGGCTGTTTGGGAATTGATCAAGCTTGTAAGCAATAACGAATTAAACCTTGTTTTTGTAATTATTGCTTTTGCGATGTTTGTAGGAATTATAGCCTTGGTTGTTTACGAACAACAAGGCCAGCGCAAAATACCGGTTCATTATGCAAAGCGCGTTATCGGCCGAAAAATGTATGGCGGACAGAATACCTATATTCCGTTTAAGATTAACCCCTCGGGTGTTATTCCCATCATTTTTGCTTCATCGTTTTTAACCTTTCCCCTCATGCTTTCGCAGATGTGGGGCTCGAATGTTTCTTGGTTGGCTTCAGTTGCAAGATTTTTGCGCTCGGACGGCTGGGGGTATAACGTTCTGTATGTTGTTTTGATTATTTTCTTTGCTTACTTTTACACACAGGTTGCACTTAATCCAACGGAAATAGCAAAACAAATAAGGGAAAACGGCGGATCGATTCCGGGAATTAGAACCGACAAAACTGAAGAATATTTACAGAAAATTTTAAACAGATTGATATTGCCCGGTTCGCTTTATTTGGCTGCGATTGCAGTACTTCCTACTGTAATTCAATGGGCATTTAGTTTCCCCAGAAATATTTCTATGTTGATGGGAGGAACTTCATTGCTTATTTTGGTTGGTGTTGACTTGGATACAATGAGCCAGGTTGAAGCTTTGCTTAAAATGCACCATCATGACGGCTTGCTTAAAAAAGGCAAGATAAGATCAAGGAACCTATAG